The following are encoded in a window of Candidatus Fluviicola riflensis genomic DNA:
- a CDS encoding DEAD/DEAH box helicase gives MIDSELFEAKKLYPFQEKTVAIIMDELEKNGADFNLLFQLPTGGGKTVIFSEVAQHYIKKHQKKVLILTHRIELSVQTSRQLSAIGIANKVISSEVKNLVDEDHYPCYIAMVETLNNRLQEDENFVDGVGLVIVDEAHYNSFRKIFQYYAGANILGVTATPLSSNKTLPLNDHYNKLIVGESISSLIGGGYLADAETFTYDVNLHGLKIGSNGDFTVSSSELVYGNYFMQEKLLFAYEEVAVGDKTLIFNSGIETSLRVEETFKKRGFKIRHLDSTFSDKDRKDVLHWFKHTKDAILTSVGILTTGFDEPTVETIILNRATRSLTLYHQMIGRGSRRLPHKEKFKLIDLGNNVRRFGIWQDYINWHDAFRFPDRFLESRLSEDDDLEFEVEFEFPKHMEELVDTNFLEAFSMRDVYYECLDKGDKGKQAVDMSLKNHCEGIARVTNDFERALKVQEALQEHIEHRLKMYTKCIAKSTPNYFKYLMETYNRQLRQELRMALDDIEENDN, from the coding sequence ATGATAGACTCTGAATTGTTCGAGGCAAAAAAATTATACCCGTTTCAGGAAAAAACAGTTGCCATAATCATGGACGAACTGGAAAAAAATGGTGCAGACTTTAACTTGCTGTTTCAACTGCCTACGGGCGGCGGAAAAACCGTTATCTTCTCGGAAGTAGCGCAGCATTACATTAAAAAGCACCAGAAAAAGGTGTTGATCCTCACCCACAGGATCGAATTATCGGTTCAGACTTCGCGTCAGCTTTCAGCTATTGGTATTGCCAACAAAGTGATTAGCAGCGAAGTAAAAAACCTGGTAGACGAAGATCATTACCCGTGTTACATCGCCATGGTGGAAACACTCAACAACCGTTTACAGGAAGATGAAAATTTTGTCGATGGCGTTGGATTGGTGATTGTGGATGAAGCTCACTACAATAGTTTCAGGAAAATTTTCCAGTACTATGCAGGTGCGAATATCCTTGGAGTAACGGCAACACCGTTGAGTTCCAATAAAACATTGCCGCTCAACGATCATTACAATAAGCTCATTGTAGGCGAAAGTATTTCGTCGCTGATTGGTGGTGGTTATTTGGCCGATGCCGAAACTTTTACCTACGATGTTAACCTTCACGGACTGAAAATCGGTTCCAACGGAGATTTTACTGTAAGCAGTAGTGAATTGGTTTATGGTAATTACTTCATGCAGGAAAAACTGTTGTTTGCCTACGAAGAAGTAGCGGTAGGGGACAAAACCCTGATTTTTAATTCCGGGATCGAAACCTCATTGCGTGTAGAAGAAACCTTCAAAAAACGTGGATTTAAGATTCGTCACCTCGATTCTACCTTCAGCGACAAAGACCGCAAAGACGTTCTTCACTGGTTCAAACACACCAAAGATGCCATTTTGACATCGGTTGGAATTTTGACTACCGGTTTTGATGAACCCACTGTTGAAACGATCATCCTGAATCGCGCTACACGTTCATTGACGTTGTATCACCAAATGATTGGCCGTGGCTCACGCAGATTACCCCACAAGGAAAAGTTTAAGCTGATCGATCTTGGTAACAACGTTCGTCGTTTCGGAATCTGGCAGGATTATATCAACTGGCACGATGCGTTCCGCTTTCCCGATCGTTTCCTTGAATCGCGTTTGTCAGAAGACGATGATTTGGAATTTGAAGTAGAATTTGAATTCCCGAAACACATGGAAGAGCTTGTGGATACCAATTTCCTCGAAGCATTCAGTATGCGCGATGTTTATTACGAATGCCTTGACAAGGGTGATAAGGGTAAACAGGCGGTTGATATGTCACTCAAGAACCATTGCGAAGGAATTGCTCGTGTAACCAATGATTTCGAGCGTGCGCTAAAAGTTCAGGAAGCGTTGCAGGAACACATTGAACACCGATTGAAAATGTACACCAAATGCATTGCCAAAAGCACGCCCAATTATTTCAAATACCTGATGGAAACCTACAACCGTCAATTGCGCCAGGAATTGCGCATGGCGTTGGATGATATTGAAGAAAACGATAATTGA
- a CDS encoding glycosylasparaginase, which yields MDRRSFVKKGALGIAAAGLVHPLLARESDVKPQSESDDKKFVAAFKPIMISTWSHGLEANKAGWEVLSKGGSSLDAVEAGARQTESDVTNRSVGIGGMPDKEGHVTLDACIMDWESNCGSVGYLEGIAHPISVARHIMENTPHIMLVGSGAKKYALKNKFEQIKTPVPEVKKAWKEWKKQQAEIAKKPEINHENHDTIGLLAMDRNGRISGACTTSGWAYKLPGRLGDSPIIGAGLFIDQEVGGAVATGLGESIIKIAGSHTVVELMRNGFTPEEACKEAINRLISKHKDMTGLQCGFIAINTEGKVGGYSVFNGFNYALKTDSEDQLIDAPFDRSW from the coding sequence ATGGATCGCAGATCGTTTGTTAAAAAAGGAGCACTTGGAATTGCCGCTGCAGGGCTTGTTCACCCACTATTAGCGAGGGAATCGGACGTGAAACCACAATCTGAATCCGATGACAAAAAGTTCGTTGCTGCTTTTAAACCAATTATGATTTCCACCTGGAGTCATGGTTTGGAAGCCAACAAAGCAGGCTGGGAAGTTTTGTCGAAAGGTGGAAGCTCATTGGATGCAGTAGAAGCAGGAGCAAGACAAACCGAATCCGATGTTACCAATCGCAGTGTTGGAATAGGTGGAATGCCTGACAAAGAAGGACATGTAACGCTCGACGCCTGTATCATGGATTGGGAATCGAATTGCGGATCCGTAGGTTATTTAGAAGGAATTGCGCACCCGATTAGCGTTGCGCGCCACATTATGGAAAACACACCACATATAATGCTGGTAGGCTCGGGAGCGAAGAAATATGCGCTTAAGAACAAATTTGAGCAGATCAAAACACCGGTTCCGGAAGTAAAAAAAGCCTGGAAGGAGTGGAAAAAACAACAAGCCGAAATCGCGAAGAAGCCCGAAATCAATCATGAAAACCACGATACCATCGGTTTACTGGCAATGGACAGGAACGGCCGTATCAGCGGAGCTTGTACAACTTCAGGCTGGGCTTATAAATTACCCGGAAGATTGGGGGATTCTCCGATTATCGGCGCCGGATTGTTCATCGATCAGGAAGTTGGCGGAGCAGTTGCAACAGGTTTGGGCGAATCGATTATCAAAATTGCCGGAAGCCACACGGTTGTAGAACTGATGCGAAACGGTTTCACACCCGAAGAAGCCTGCAAAGAAGCTATTAATCGTTTGATCAGCAAACACAAAGACATGACAGGCCTGCAATGTGGTTTCATTGCCATCAATACCGAAGGAAAAGTAGGTGGTTACTCGGTTTTCAACGGATTCAACTACGCATTGAAAACGGATTCGGAAGACCAGTTGATTGATGCGCCATTTGATCGAAGCTGGTAA
- a CDS encoding glyceraldehyde-3-phosphate dehydrogenase (catalyzes the formation of 3-phospho-D-glyceroyl phosphate from D-glyceraldehyde 3-phosphate; involved in growth under gluconeogenic conditions and in glycolytic activity at high ATP concentrations in Corynebacterium; NAD and NADP dependent): protein MEAAVGYEKELNSHVQRERAAVKLSSHVGELLYDKGIELVLFRNHLTDITISEILNLHEYAAKVVNKPIDIETSAALAEELMKMDLAPAKIDIGKLASEWAAEGNTFTSKADFLSNKLVGFEKGTGDGFTPRDVVLYGFGRIGRLAARELIKQAGKGQQLRLRAIVTRGASDKDIIKRAALLRSDSVHGAFKGSVVEDLANSALIINGQIVRMIDASNPEDIDYTKYGIDNALIIDNTGVFTNREALSRHLKAKGASRVLLTAPGKEIPNVVYGINQGTLEIESEKIYSAASCTTNAISPILKVINDEFGVVKGHIETVHAYTNDQNLLDNMHKSSRRGRSAAINMVITSTGAGAAVTKVIPDLKDKLTANAVRVPTPNGSLAILSLELNKTTTIEDVNNVIRRASLEGELVNQIFYSYDPELVSSDIIGNTCCSVYDSHATIVSNDGKNVVLYAWYDNEFGYTKQVIRLAKYVTKVRRLIYY, encoded by the coding sequence ATGGAAGCTGCAGTAGGCTACGAAAAAGAGCTCAACTCGCACGTTCAACGCGAACGCGCTGCTGTTAAATTATCAAGTCACGTTGGTGAGTTGTTGTATGACAAAGGAATTGAATTGGTTTTGTTCCGCAATCATTTGACGGATATCACCATTTCAGAAATCCTGAATCTGCACGAATACGCAGCTAAAGTGGTAAACAAACCAATCGACATCGAAACCAGCGCTGCATTGGCAGAGGAATTGATGAAGATGGACCTTGCTCCGGCAAAGATCGATATCGGTAAACTGGCCAGCGAATGGGCTGCCGAAGGAAATACCTTTACATCAAAAGCAGATTTCCTTTCCAACAAATTGGTTGGTTTTGAAAAAGGAACCGGCGACGGTTTCACACCACGCGATGTGGTATTGTACGGTTTTGGCCGTATCGGACGTTTGGCAGCTCGTGAGTTGATCAAACAAGCCGGTAAAGGACAACAATTGCGTTTGCGTGCGATCGTTACACGTGGTGCCAGCGACAAAGACATCATCAAACGAGCAGCTTTGTTACGCAGTGATTCGGTTCACGGAGCATTTAAAGGTTCGGTTGTAGAAGATTTGGCAAACAGCGCTTTGATCATCAACGGACAAATTGTACGCATGATTGATGCTTCAAATCCGGAAGATATCGATTATACGAAATACGGCATCGATAACGCGTTGATTATTGACAATACAGGGGTTTTCACCAACCGAGAGGCATTATCGCGTCACCTGAAAGCAAAAGGCGCTTCACGTGTATTGCTGACGGCTCCCGGGAAAGAAATCCCGAATGTTGTTTACGGAATTAACCAGGGAACACTGGAAATTGAATCTGAAAAGATTTATTCTGCCGCTTCCTGTACCACCAATGCGATCTCTCCTATCCTGAAAGTGATCAACGATGAGTTTGGTGTGGTAAAAGGACACATTGAAACCGTTCATGCTTACACCAATGACCAAAACCTATTGGATAACATGCACAAAAGTTCACGTCGTGGCCGTTCTGCTGCTATCAATATGGTAATTACATCAACCGGAGCAGGTGCTGCGGTAACGAAAGTAATTCCTGATTTGAAAGACAAACTGACAGCAAATGCCGTACGTGTACCTACTCCAAACGGTTCATTGGCAATTCTTTCATTGGAATTGAACAAAACAACCACCATCGAAGATGTCAACAACGTGATCCGTCGCGCTTCATTGGAAGGTGAATTGGTAAACCAGATTTTTTATTCGTACGATCCTGAACTTGTATCAAGCGATATTATCGGAAATACGTGCTGTTCTGTTTATGATTCACACGCAACGATCGTTTCAAACGATGGTAAAAACGTGGTATTGTATGCCTGGTACGATAATGAATTCGGTTATACGAAACAAGTAATTCGTTTAGCGAAATATGTAACTAAAGTACGTCGATTGATTTATTACTGA
- a CDS encoding RNA polymerase subunit sigma: MRQLKITKSITNRESQSLDKYLQDIGKEELITAEEEVELARRIKQGDQRALEKLTRANLRFVVSVAKQYQNQGLTLPDLINEGNLGLIKAAQKFDETRGFKFISYAVWWIRQSILQALAEQARIVRLPLNQVGSLNKINKAFSRLEQEFERPPSAEELAEALEVPEDKIKESLNVSGRHVSMDAPLSSSEDGGTLMDVMANTDSPKADHALMAESLQREIERSLSTLTDKEREIIRLFFGIGMNHGLTLEEIGAKFNLTRERVRQIKEKAIRRLRHTSRNKLLKAYLG; encoded by the coding sequence ATGAGACAATTAAAGATTACAAAATCCATTACCAATCGAGAAAGTCAGTCCTTAGACAAGTATCTGCAAGACATTGGTAAAGAGGAGTTAATCACAGCTGAGGAAGAAGTAGAATTGGCTCGCCGCATTAAACAAGGTGACCAACGAGCTTTGGAAAAGCTAACCCGCGCTAACCTGCGATTCGTCGTTTCGGTAGCGAAACAATATCAAAATCAAGGTCTTACACTACCCGATTTGATCAACGAAGGAAACTTAGGTTTGATTAAAGCGGCTCAGAAGTTTGACGAAACCCGTGGTTTTAAATTCATTTCATACGCTGTTTGGTGGATTCGTCAATCCATTTTGCAGGCGTTGGCAGAACAGGCACGTATTGTACGTTTGCCGCTGAACCAGGTTGGATCTTTGAACAAGATCAACAAAGCATTCTCGCGCTTGGAGCAGGAATTCGAACGTCCGCCTTCAGCTGAAGAATTAGCAGAAGCATTGGAAGTTCCGGAAGACAAAATCAAGGAAAGCTTAAATGTATCCGGTCGTCACGTATCGATGGATGCACCTTTGTCTTCTTCGGAAGATGGTGGTACATTGATGGATGTAATGGCCAACACCGATTCACCGAAAGCCGATCACGCCCTTATGGCCGAGTCGCTGCAACGTGAAATCGAACGTTCATTGAGCACGTTGACAGATAAAGAACGTGAAATCATCCGTTTATTCTTTGGAATCGGAATGAACCACGGATTAACACTCGAAGAAATTGGAGCTAAATTTAATCTGACCCGCGAGCGCGTTCGTCAGATAAAAGAAAAAGCCATCCGACGGCTGCGACACACATCCCGCAATAAGTTGTTGAAAGCATATTTAGGATAA
- a CDS encoding MarR family transcriptional regulator, translating to MEIGEIIQTKFKSPQQKAIVNVRYTSNFMGQYENAFMAQFDLSMAQFNILRILRGAKKPLSVTAVKERMIERSPNTTRLMDKLIEKNLLERVRCDADRRVVYVSITEHGLELLSRIDIDLEESTVFSTNLSDEESEELSRLLDKLRGSCPKKPEIQNNCFD from the coding sequence ATGGAAATAGGCGAAATCATTCAAACCAAGTTTAAATCACCACAGCAAAAAGCGATTGTGAATGTGCGTTATACGTCCAATTTTATGGGACAATACGAAAATGCGTTCATGGCACAGTTTGACCTTTCGATGGCGCAATTCAATATTTTACGCATTCTGCGCGGAGCGAAAAAACCTCTGAGCGTAACGGCGGTGAAAGAACGCATGATCGAACGTTCACCAAATACCACACGGTTGATGGATAAGCTCATTGAAAAAAATCTGCTTGAGCGCGTACGATGCGATGCGGATAGGCGAGTGGTCTACGTTTCGATTACAGAACATGGATTGGAATTGTTGTCACGGATTGATATTGATCTGGAGGAGTCAACGGTTTTTTCTACCAACCTGAGCGATGAAGAATCCGAGGAGTTGAGCCGCTTACTGGATAAATTAAGAGGATCGTGTCCGAAGAAACCTGAGATTCAGAATAACTGCTTTGATTAA
- a CDS encoding diaminopimelate epimerase has product MNIPFVKYQGTGNDFVMIDNRKGKWNDLSIQTIRALCDRRFGIGADGLIKLNASAELDFEVDYYNADGSKSFCGNGARCAVAFAKQKGINTDSTRFTAIDGEHLASQAGEIVSLLMNEVNTVQKDEDAYIIDTGSPHYIRFVDKVEGFPVYEEGFKIRYSDTYKAEGINVNFVEVTGERDLFVVTYERGVEDETLSCGTGVTAAALAFAIEKNLMGSQIISIKTKGGGLQVTFNRTGEQTFERIFLNGPAIKVFEGVYNGRI; this is encoded by the coding sequence ATGAATATACCATTTGTAAAATACCAGGGCACCGGCAATGATTTTGTGATGATTGATAATCGCAAGGGAAAATGGAATGATTTGTCGATTCAAACCATCCGTGCACTGTGTGATCGGCGATTTGGAATTGGTGCTGACGGACTCATTAAATTGAATGCATCAGCCGAACTCGATTTTGAAGTGGATTATTACAATGCCGACGGTTCCAAAAGCTTTTGTGGTAACGGCGCACGTTGCGCAGTGGCATTCGCCAAACAAAAAGGTATCAACACCGATAGCACTCGCTTTACAGCCATCGACGGTGAGCATCTGGCTTCACAAGCGGGTGAAATTGTTTCGTTGCTGATGAACGAGGTAAATACCGTCCAAAAAGATGAAGACGCCTATATTATTGATACCGGTTCGCCACATTACATCCGTTTTGTGGACAAAGTGGAAGGTTTTCCCGTTTACGAAGAAGGATTTAAGATTCGTTATTCGGACACTTACAAAGCTGAAGGTATCAATGTGAATTTCGTGGAAGTTACCGGTGAACGTGATTTGTTTGTGGTGACTTACGAGCGTGGTGTGGAAGATGAAACGCTTTCATGTGGAACAGGCGTTACTGCTGCAGCATTGGCTTTTGCAATTGAAAAAAATCTCATGGGCTCCCAGATCATTTCCATCAAAACGAAAGGCGGTGGTTTGCAGGTTACGTTTAACCGTACCGGAGAACAAACGTTTGAACGGATTTTCCTAAACGGGCCCGCCATTAAAGTGTTTGAAGGAGTCTACAATGGCAGGATTTAA